A genomic segment from Ramlibacter agri encodes:
- a CDS encoding phospholipase D family protein, with product MTGSIENRRHFCLAAVAIAALAFGPAAHARKSPLEKAVESAVESALEPGSTTVAGTGQVEFAFSPREGAEGLVIKAIRSSRHDIRMLAYALTSAPIVEALIAAHKRGVDIAVVADYKENIKADRSGKAHAALSALVTSGIAVRTIDVYAIHHDKTLVIDGATVQTGSFNYTQAAAKSNSENVIVLWNNPQLARGYLAHWERNWKQGRAFEPAY from the coding sequence ATGACAGGAAGTATCGAAAACCGGCGGCATTTTTGCCTGGCCGCCGTAGCCATCGCAGCCCTTGCCTTCGGGCCCGCCGCGCACGCACGCAAGAGCCCGCTGGAAAAGGCCGTCGAATCCGCGGTGGAAAGCGCGCTGGAGCCCGGCTCCACCACCGTGGCCGGCACCGGCCAGGTGGAATTCGCCTTCTCGCCGCGCGAAGGCGCCGAAGGGCTGGTGATCAAGGCGATCCGCTCCAGCCGCCACGACATCCGCATGCTGGCCTACGCGCTGACCAGCGCGCCCATCGTCGAGGCGCTGATCGCCGCGCACAAGCGCGGCGTCGACATCGCCGTGGTGGCGGACTACAAGGAAAACATCAAGGCCGACCGCAGCGGCAAGGCCCATGCGGCGCTGAGCGCGCTGGTGACCTCCGGCATCGCGGTGCGCACCATCGACGTCTACGCGATCCACCACGACAAGACGCTCGTCATCGACGGCGCGACGGTGCAGACCGGCAGCTTCAACTACACGCAGGCGGCGGCCAAGTCCAACAGCGAGAACGTCATCGTGCTGTGGAACAACCCGCAGCTGGCCCGGGGCTACCTCGCCCACTGGGAGCGCAACTGGAAGCAGGGGCGCGCTTTCGAGCCGGCGTACTAA
- a CDS encoding SDR family NAD(P)-dependent oxidoreductase, with protein sequence MRLKDKVAFITGAGAGIGAAAALRFAREGAAVVVAELDAARGRDVAETIVAAGGQARYVHCDVTDEASVEQAVAEGTEAFGGHLDILYNNAGGSTPHDDMVTVVDMAEFWRCIKLELLGTFLSSRFGIRQMQKAGRGGSVINTASYNATIGTAGRDCYTAAKGAVIALTRSMAVEYAPDGIRVNCIAPGVVISPRMTRFQQDFPNHRIFDKKNRHHRPEVPSHLLGMIEIEDLTHMALFLASDESRRVTGRIELVDSGATAS encoded by the coding sequence ATGCGTTTGAAAGACAAGGTCGCGTTCATCACCGGTGCAGGCGCCGGCATAGGCGCGGCGGCCGCCCTGCGCTTTGCGAGGGAAGGTGCAGCGGTCGTCGTCGCGGAGCTCGACGCGGCGCGCGGCCGCGACGTGGCCGAGACGATCGTGGCCGCCGGCGGCCAGGCCAGGTACGTGCATTGCGACGTGACGGACGAGGCCTCGGTGGAACAGGCCGTCGCCGAAGGCACGGAGGCTTTCGGCGGCCACCTCGATATCCTCTACAACAACGCCGGCGGCTCCACGCCGCACGACGACATGGTGACCGTGGTGGACATGGCCGAATTCTGGCGCTGCATCAAGCTGGAGCTGCTGGGAACCTTCCTGTCCAGCCGGTTCGGCATCCGCCAGATGCAGAAGGCGGGCCGCGGCGGCTCGGTGATCAACACGGCCTCCTACAACGCGACGATCGGCACCGCCGGGCGCGACTGCTATACCGCGGCCAAGGGTGCCGTGATCGCGTTGACGCGTTCGATGGCGGTGGAGTACGCGCCCGACGGCATCCGGGTGAACTGCATCGCGCCCGGCGTCGTCATCAGCCCGCGCATGACGCGGTTCCAGCAGGACTTTCCGAACCACCGCATCTTCGACAAGAAGAATCGCCATCACCGCCCCGAAGTGCCGTCGCACCTTCTCGGCATGATCGAGATCGAGGACCTGACCCATATGGCGCTGTTCCTGGCGTCCGACGAATCGCGCCGCGTCACCGGGCGCATCGAGCTGGTGGACAGCGGCGCGACCGCTTCCTGA
- a CDS encoding cupin domain-containing protein, producing MSNVFLANVADIDWLQYPGHFGGALSKPLVAPETCRSRRIDHRISCYAPMARVEDHAHEVQEQVYHVLEGEGLLTLDGQRHVMRRHDYVFVPPGVRHGFRNTGTVPLVFLVITTPVTDQEVPL from the coding sequence TTGAGCAACGTATTCCTCGCCAACGTCGCCGACATCGACTGGCTGCAGTATCCGGGCCACTTCGGCGGCGCGCTGTCGAAGCCGCTGGTGGCGCCCGAGACCTGCCGGTCGCGGCGCATCGACCACCGCATCTCCTGCTATGCCCCGATGGCCCGGGTGGAGGACCACGCCCACGAGGTCCAGGAACAGGTCTACCACGTGCTGGAAGGCGAAGGCCTGCTCACGCTGGACGGCCAGCGCCACGTGATGCGCCGGCACGACTACGTGTTCGTGCCGCCGGGCGTGCGGCACGGTTTCCGCAATACCGGCACGGTGCCGCTGGTGTTCCTGGTGATCACCACGCCCGTCACCGACCAGGAGGTTCCGCTCTGA
- a CDS encoding Bug family tripartite tricarboxylate transporter substrate binding protein yields MQQNRPIARRLFLATGLAATCGAALAESAAGYPSKPIRLIVPFTPGGGSDAAARFFGDKLADALGQPVVVENKPGGNSGSIGTALVKSAPADGYTILLGSTAPLVTNVVMVKELPYDAGKDFKPVAGLTKNTTAIVVPANSPHRTLADLVAASRKDPKLNAGTASAGFQLAATWFASTAGFRFTHVPYKGLNQALTDLAGGNLDWAIVDLAGATALLQAQRIRALAVTDDDRHPFFPAVPTVRESGYPQYVYNTWTSFHVRADTADDITRKLVEATLKVLKSPAALEYAKRAGTPLLPLGPADFAKYQREEVERFQKVADAAGIKAE; encoded by the coding sequence ATGCAGCAGAACCGACCCATCGCGCGGCGCCTGTTCCTGGCCACCGGCCTGGCCGCCACCTGCGGGGCTGCGCTGGCGGAGAGCGCCGCGGGCTACCCCAGCAAGCCGATCCGCCTGATCGTGCCCTTCACGCCCGGCGGCGGCTCCGACGCCGCGGCCCGCTTCTTCGGCGACAAGCTCGCCGATGCGCTCGGCCAGCCCGTGGTGGTGGAGAACAAGCCGGGCGGCAACAGCGGCTCGATCGGCACGGCGCTGGTCAAGTCCGCGCCGGCGGACGGCTACACCATCCTCCTGGGCAGCACCGCACCGCTCGTGACCAACGTGGTGATGGTGAAGGAACTGCCCTACGACGCCGGCAAGGACTTCAAGCCGGTCGCCGGCCTGACGAAGAACACCACGGCGATCGTGGTGCCCGCGAACTCGCCGCACCGCACGCTGGCCGACCTGGTGGCCGCCTCGCGCAAGGACCCGAAGCTGAACGCGGGAACGGCGTCCGCGGGCTTCCAGCTGGCCGCGACCTGGTTCGCGAGCACGGCGGGCTTCCGCTTCACGCACGTGCCCTACAAGGGCCTGAACCAGGCCTTGACCGACCTCGCGGGGGGCAACCTCGATTGGGCGATCGTCGACCTCGCCGGCGCCACGGCGCTGCTGCAGGCCCAGCGCATCCGCGCGCTCGCCGTCACCGACGACGACCGCCATCCCTTCTTCCCCGCCGTGCCCACCGTGCGCGAAAGCGGCTATCCGCAGTACGTCTACAACACCTGGACCTCGTTCCACGTGCGCGCGGACACGGCGGACGACATCACGCGCAAGCTCGTCGAGGCCACGCTGAAGGTCTTGAAGTCGCCAGCCGCCCTCGAATACGCGAAACGAGCCGGCACGCCGCTGCTGCCGCTCGGACCGGCGGATTTCGCGAAGTACCAGCGCGAGGAGGTGGAACGCTTCCAGAAGGTCGCCGACGCCGCCGGCATCAAGGCGGAATGA
- a CDS encoding aldehyde dehydrogenase family protein, with amino-acid sequence MAPELLSCRLLLAGTWQDGCDSSPVLDKFRQVPWALAHLPSRQQVGAAVAHAEASFRASQLDGYSRGAILERCAAIIEGRGQELVAVMQAEAGFTSHDAANEVRRAAITLRLSAEEARRFGGEFVPMEGAPGQGGRIGFTLRVPLGVVCAITPFNAPLNTVVHKVAPALAAGNAVVLKPSLHTPMTACILAEALLEAGLPAGLLAVLHGGAAVAQWLLDEPAVRFYAFTGSTDAGRAIQQRAGLRRTQMELGSIAHCILCDDANFGTALPRIVNAAYRKAGQVCTSVQVLLVQRPRVAEAEQALARLVADLPCGDPKQPGTVVGPVITQAAAERIDDWLAQAIARGARRLAGGPRHGAVVPPTLMADVPADTPLGCQEVFGPVMCIAPFDTLDEAIARVNATPYGLATGIFTNRLGDALAAARRLEVGGVHVNETSSSRIDLMPYGGSKDSGFGREGPQHAVREMSEERMVTLLAP; translated from the coding sequence ATGGCCCCCGAACTGCTTTCCTGCCGGCTGCTGCTCGCCGGCACCTGGCAGGACGGCTGCGACAGCAGTCCCGTCCTCGACAAGTTCCGCCAGGTCCCCTGGGCCCTCGCGCACCTGCCCTCGCGCCAGCAGGTGGGCGCCGCGGTTGCCCACGCCGAGGCGTCATTTCGCGCCAGCCAGCTGGATGGCTACTCGCGTGGTGCCATCCTCGAGCGCTGCGCCGCCATCATCGAGGGCCGCGGCCAGGAGCTCGTCGCCGTCATGCAGGCGGAAGCCGGCTTCACGAGCCACGACGCGGCCAACGAGGTGCGCCGGGCGGCCATCACGCTGCGGCTGTCCGCCGAAGAGGCCCGGCGCTTCGGTGGCGAGTTCGTGCCGATGGAGGGCGCGCCCGGCCAGGGCGGCCGCATCGGCTTCACGCTGCGCGTGCCGCTGGGCGTGGTGTGCGCCATCACGCCCTTCAACGCGCCGCTGAACACCGTCGTCCACAAGGTGGCGCCGGCGCTGGCCGCCGGCAACGCGGTCGTGCTCAAGCCCTCGCTGCACACGCCGATGACGGCCTGCATCCTGGCCGAAGCGCTGCTCGAGGCCGGCCTGCCGGCCGGGCTGCTCGCCGTGCTCCACGGCGGCGCCGCCGTCGCGCAATGGCTGCTGGACGAGCCCGCCGTGCGCTTCTATGCCTTCACCGGCAGCACCGACGCCGGCCGCGCCATCCAGCAGCGCGCCGGGCTGCGCCGCACGCAGATGGAGCTCGGCTCGATCGCCCATTGCATCCTATGCGACGACGCCAACTTCGGCACCGCGCTGCCCAGGATCGTCAACGCCGCCTACCGCAAGGCCGGACAGGTTTGCACCTCGGTGCAGGTGCTGCTGGTGCAGCGCCCGCGCGTGGCCGAGGCCGAGCAAGCCCTGGCACGGCTGGTCGCGGACCTGCCTTGCGGCGATCCGAAGCAGCCGGGGACCGTGGTGGGTCCGGTCATCACGCAAGCCGCGGCCGAGCGCATCGACGACTGGCTCGCCCAGGCGATTGCCCGGGGGGCGCGGCGTCTCGCCGGCGGGCCCCGCCACGGCGCGGTCGTGCCGCCGACCTTGATGGCCGACGTGCCGGCCGACACGCCGCTGGGCTGCCAGGAAGTGTTCGGCCCCGTGATGTGCATCGCGCCCTTCGACACGCTGGACGAAGCCATCGCACGCGTGAACGCCACGCCCTACGGCCTCGCCACCGGCATCTTCACCAACCGGCTGGGCGACGCGCTGGCGGCCGCCCGCCGGCTGGAAGTCGGCGGCGTGCACGTCAACGAAACCTCCAGCTCGCGCATCGACCTCATGCCCTACGGCGGCTCCAAGGACAGCGGCTTCGGCCGCGAAGGACCGCAGCACGCCGTGCGCGAAATGAGCGAAGAACGCATGGTCACCCTGCTGGCCCCCTGA
- a CDS encoding sugar ABC transporter substrate-binding protein — MEHLRIILKNHTNPAYGGALVGARQVAQRLGCTIDHRAPATPDSPQEQSALVDEAIAERPDAIVLLPAHATEVNGAIARVNAAAIPLVLFVSEPSTGHWAGFIGSDDTRMAASLAHHVLRRLRPDARVAFIDGHPGSITTPQRRRGFEQALAQYPRMRLVDTACGYYQHAPGREAALQLLDRQPELDAILSANDLMAMGALEALASRQRAVALASINGTPDAIAAVRAGRLVATASFNTHRFGCLAVEMALRHLRGERVPRRIDLVPDLIDAGNAADWDQPYEQRSCPDWDQTVASAAEPAAA; from the coding sequence TTGGAACACCTTCGCATCATCCTGAAAAACCATACGAACCCCGCCTATGGCGGCGCCCTCGTCGGCGCGCGGCAGGTTGCGCAGCGGCTGGGCTGCACCATCGACCACCGGGCGCCGGCGACGCCCGACAGCCCGCAGGAGCAGTCCGCGCTGGTGGACGAAGCCATCGCCGAGCGGCCGGATGCGATCGTGCTGCTGCCGGCGCATGCGACGGAGGTGAACGGCGCCATCGCGCGCGTGAACGCCGCCGCCATCCCGCTGGTACTGTTCGTGAGCGAGCCCAGCACCGGCCACTGGGCAGGCTTCATCGGCTCGGACGACACGCGCATGGCGGCCTCGCTGGCGCACCACGTGTTGCGCCGGCTGCGGCCCGACGCCAGGGTGGCGTTCATCGACGGCCACCCGGGATCGATCACCACACCGCAACGCCGCCGCGGCTTCGAGCAGGCGCTGGCGCAGTACCCGCGCATGCGACTGGTGGACACCGCCTGCGGCTACTACCAGCATGCGCCAGGCCGCGAAGCGGCGCTGCAGTTGCTGGATCGCCAGCCGGAGCTGGACGCCATCCTGTCCGCCAACGACCTGATGGCGATGGGCGCCCTGGAAGCGCTCGCCTCCCGCCAGCGCGCCGTGGCGCTGGCCAGCATCAACGGTACACCCGACGCGATCGCCGCGGTGCGCGCGGGCCGGCTCGTCGCCACCGCCTCCTTCAACACCCACCGCTTCGGTTGCCTCGCCGTCGAAATGGCCTTGCGCCACCTGCGCGGCGAGCGCGTGCCGCGCCGCATCGACCTCGTGCCGGACCTCATCGACGCCGGCAATGCGGCCGACTGGGACCAGCCCTACGAGCAGCGCTCGTGCCCCGATTGGGACCAGACCGTAGCCAGCGCCGCCGAACCCGCCGCGGCCTGA
- a CDS encoding LysR family transcriptional regulator: MELNLRDLRYFEIAAQAEHLGRAAEAIARSQPALTKAIRRLEQTVGSPLFEKSGRGVRLTPVGQVLLREAGQLRVSADEALRHVADFSQGLAGLVRIGSGTVTVGSLLSKVCGLLLEQAPQAQVSIELGASFDLLEQLRQKRLDLVVGLLPPEKDGDFVRHPLAVDEVVVAARSGHPIFKARRVTLPMLLEHGWVLPKPETPSRQWLDAAFSARGLAAPRVQIEANSVPLLPQLIASTDLLSFVPRHAIASERRARLREVQPSLLLLRRELGVTARREGYLSPVAQRLLGLLQQEVPALLTSGAE, encoded by the coding sequence ATGGAACTCAACCTGCGGGACTTGCGCTACTTCGAAATCGCGGCGCAGGCGGAGCACCTGGGGCGCGCCGCGGAGGCCATTGCCCGCAGCCAGCCGGCCTTGACCAAGGCCATCCGCAGGCTGGAGCAGACGGTGGGCAGCCCGCTGTTCGAAAAGTCCGGCCGCGGGGTCCGCCTGACCCCGGTGGGCCAGGTGCTGTTGCGGGAGGCCGGCCAACTGCGCGTCTCCGCCGACGAGGCGCTGCGCCACGTCGCGGATTTCTCCCAGGGCCTGGCCGGCCTGGTGCGGATCGGCAGCGGCACGGTCACCGTGGGCTCGCTGCTGTCGAAGGTGTGCGGGCTCCTGCTCGAACAGGCGCCGCAGGCACAGGTCAGCATCGAGCTGGGGGCCAGCTTCGACCTGCTGGAGCAACTGCGCCAGAAGCGGCTGGACCTGGTCGTCGGCCTGCTGCCGCCGGAGAAGGACGGCGACTTCGTGCGGCATCCGCTGGCCGTCGACGAAGTCGTCGTGGCGGCACGCAGCGGCCACCCGATCTTCAAGGCCAGGCGCGTCACGCTGCCGATGCTGCTGGAGCACGGCTGGGTGCTGCCCAAGCCGGAGACGCCGAGCCGGCAATGGCTGGACGCCGCCTTCAGCGCGCGCGGGCTCGCCGCGCCGCGCGTGCAGATCGAAGCGAACTCGGTGCCGCTGCTGCCGCAATTGATCGCGAGCACGGACCTCCTGAGCTTCGTGCCGCGCCACGCGATCGCCAGCGAGCGGAGGGCGCGCCTGCGCGAGGTGCAGCCCTCGCTGCTGTTGCTGCGCCGCGAGCTGGGCGTCACGGCCCGCCGGGAGGGCTACTTGTCACCGGTGGCGCAGCGGCTGCTCGGGCTCCTGCAGCAGGAGGTGCCGGCCCTGCTGACTTCCGGTGCGGAGTGA
- a CDS encoding transporter substrate-binding domain-containing protein, with protein MRFARVLAALAALVLPFCVLAQDASRLDAVQKQGKLRVCTPGDYKPFSLAKPDGSFEGLDVDLVQSAAKALGVQVEIVKTGWPTLMKDFVEKCDVAIGGISVTLDRQKTAFFTDAYMVNGKAPITKCENVKKFQTVADIDKPEVTVIENPGGSNERFARANFKNAKIVIFNDNTTIFDEILKGHADVMISESVETIAQAKARPGLCAVNPDKPLQYGEMAWLLPRGDAAFKAWMDQWLHLAKATGEYDRVVDRWLR; from the coding sequence ATGCGTTTTGCCCGTGTTCTCGCCGCCCTCGCGGCCCTGGTCCTTCCCTTCTGCGTGCTTGCCCAGGACGCCTCGCGGCTCGACGCGGTGCAGAAGCAAGGCAAGCTGCGCGTCTGCACGCCGGGCGACTACAAGCCCTTCAGCCTGGCCAAGCCGGATGGCAGCTTCGAAGGCCTGGACGTGGACCTGGTGCAATCGGCCGCGAAGGCGCTGGGCGTGCAGGTCGAGATCGTGAAAACCGGCTGGCCCACGCTGATGAAGGACTTCGTCGAGAAGTGCGATGTGGCCATCGGCGGCATCTCGGTCACCCTGGACCGGCAGAAGACCGCCTTCTTCACCGACGCCTACATGGTCAACGGCAAGGCGCCGATCACGAAGTGCGAGAACGTCAAGAAGTTCCAGACCGTCGCCGACATCGACAAGCCCGAAGTGACCGTCATCGAGAACCCGGGCGGCAGCAACGAGCGCTTCGCGCGGGCCAACTTCAAGAACGCGAAGATCGTCATCTTCAACGACAACACCACCATCTTCGACGAGATCCTGAAGGGCCACGCCGACGTGATGATCTCCGAGTCGGTGGAGACCATCGCGCAGGCCAAGGCGCGCCCGGGCCTGTGCGCGGTGAACCCGGACAAGCCGCTGCAGTACGGCGAGATGGCCTGGCTGCTGCCGCGCGGCGACGCCGCCTTCAAGGCCTGGATGGACCAGTGGCTGCACCTGGCCAAGGCGACCGGCGAGTACGACCGGGTGGTGGACCGCTGGCTGCGCTGA
- the alkB gene encoding DNA oxidative demethylase AlkB, whose product MNNLELFADAPRRTEMIGAQACVLRGFALDHVDAVLAALDGILQAAPFRHLVTPGGFTMQVALTNCGSLGWTSDRRGYRYTAQDPQSGQPWPAMPHAFLQLARAAAAAAGFEGFAPDACLVNRYAPGARLSLHQDRDERDYGAPIVSVSLGMPATFLFGGLARTDRTAKVPLQHGDVVVWGGEDRLRFHGVSPVKDAPHPLLGSQRINLTFRKAG is encoded by the coding sequence ATGAATAACCTGGAACTCTTCGCCGACGCGCCGCGCCGCACCGAGATGATCGGCGCGCAGGCCTGCGTGCTGCGCGGCTTTGCGCTGGACCACGTGGATGCGGTGCTGGCGGCGCTGGACGGCATCCTGCAGGCCGCGCCGTTCCGGCACCTGGTCACGCCGGGCGGCTTCACCATGCAGGTGGCGCTCACCAACTGCGGTTCGCTGGGCTGGACTTCGGATCGCCGCGGCTACCGCTACACGGCGCAGGACCCGCAAAGCGGCCAACCGTGGCCGGCGATGCCCCACGCATTCCTGCAGCTCGCGCGCGCTGCCGCAGCGGCGGCCGGCTTCGAAGGCTTCGCGCCCGACGCCTGCCTGGTCAATCGCTACGCGCCGGGCGCGCGCCTCAGCCTGCACCAGGACCGCGACGAGCGCGACTACGGCGCGCCCATCGTGTCGGTGTCGCTGGGCATGCCGGCCACCTTCCTGTTCGGTGGACTGGCGCGGACGGATCGCACTGCCAAGGTGCCGCTGCAGCATGGGGACGTGGTCGTCTGGGGCGGCGAAGACCGCCTGCGTTTCCACGGCGTGTCGCCGGTGAAGGATGCGCCGCATCCGCTGCTTGGCAGCCAGCGCATCAACCTCACCTTCCGCAAGGCGGGGTGA
- a CDS encoding plasmid replication/partition related protein translates to MDLVVNEEIKAYIEPLTPDEYQALERSILAEGCRDALVVWGDVLVDGHNRYSICQKHGLPFQTVQNTRFQSIEDVYLWMIDQHLGRRSLSDFQRGVLALRKREIGAERKARQQAAVPAPAEEAAPAPAEATPAEVPETREALARAARLSSAQVMQIEKIQKSAAPEVVAAVKAGTISINAAATVASLPLEEQVAAAAAGKEELKEAAKRVRAARKKPAAEEPAAETEEAAAPVPEESVETLRQRIATLVAENMALREQVARLQRENAERAES, encoded by the coding sequence ATGGACCTGGTCGTCAACGAAGAAATCAAAGCCTACATCGAACCCTTGACGCCGGACGAGTACCAGGCCCTGGAGCGCAGCATCCTGGCAGAGGGCTGCCGTGACGCGCTGGTGGTGTGGGGTGACGTGCTGGTCGACGGCCACAACCGCTACTCCATCTGCCAGAAGCACGGCCTGCCCTTCCAGACGGTGCAGAACACGCGCTTCCAGTCCATCGAGGACGTGTACCTCTGGATGATCGACCAGCACCTGGGCCGCCGCAGCCTGTCGGACTTCCAGCGCGGCGTGCTGGCGCTGCGCAAGCGCGAGATCGGCGCCGAGCGCAAGGCGCGGCAGCAGGCCGCGGTGCCCGCGCCCGCCGAGGAAGCCGCGCCGGCGCCCGCGGAAGCCACGCCGGCCGAAGTGCCCGAGACGCGCGAAGCGCTGGCCCGCGCCGCGCGCCTGAGCAGCGCGCAGGTGATGCAGATCGAGAAGATCCAGAAGAGCGCGGCGCCCGAAGTGGTGGCCGCGGTCAAGGCCGGCACCATCTCCATCAATGCAGCGGCCACGGTGGCCAGCCTGCCGCTGGAGGAACAGGTGGCCGCGGCCGCCGCCGGCAAGGAAGAACTGAAGGAAGCGGCCAAGCGCGTGCGTGCGGCGCGCAAGAAGCCGGCGGCCGAAGAACCGGCAGCCGAGACGGAAGAAGCAGCAGCGCCCGTCCCCGAGGAATCGGTCGAGACGCTGCGCCAGCGCATCGCCACGCTGGTGGCCGAGAACATGGCGCTGCGCGAGCAAGTGGCACGCCTGCAACGCGAAAACGCCGAGCGCGCCGAATCCTGA
- a CDS encoding AAA family ATPase, producing the protein MSETTLHFFCGKAGAGKSTLAQGLAQAEGAMLISEDVWMARLYGDQLQTFDDYVRLSRRLKTVVGPLVVELLRSGRSVVLDFPANNRASRAWFRSVIDEADVQHMLHYVERTDAACLQQIVRRNAERPEGSHHLTPEQFAQISSFFEPPEVAEAFDVRKR; encoded by the coding sequence ATGTCCGAGACTACTCTGCATTTCTTCTGCGGCAAGGCCGGCGCCGGCAAGAGCACGCTGGCCCAGGGGCTCGCGCAAGCCGAAGGCGCCATGTTGATCAGCGAAGACGTCTGGATGGCGCGCCTCTACGGTGACCAGCTGCAGACTTTCGATGACTACGTCCGGCTGTCCCGGCGCCTGAAGACCGTGGTCGGGCCGCTGGTCGTGGAGCTGCTGCGCTCGGGGCGCAGCGTGGTGCTGGACTTCCCCGCGAACAACCGCGCGTCACGCGCGTGGTTCCGTTCGGTGATCGACGAGGCCGATGTGCAGCACATGCTGCACTACGTCGAGCGCACGGATGCGGCTTGCCTGCAACAGATAGTCCGGCGCAACGCGGAGCGGCCCGAAGGCTCGCACCACCTCACGCCGGAGCAGTTCGCCCAGATCTCCTCGTTCTTCGAGCCGCCGGAAGTGGCCGAAGCGTTCGACGTCCGAAAGCGTTGA
- a CDS encoding Bug family tripartite tricarboxylate transporter substrate binding protein → MIRTIAALLALGAAFACGAQTAWPERPVTVIVPFPPGGSTDTVARALAQQLTQRLHQTFLVDNRPGATGAIGASQVKRAAPDGYTLMVSSLATYVITPHLQKGLGYDATRDFDYITIPVQAPNVLVAAPQKKARTVADVIAELKARPGKVPFASSGNGASDHLSAELFWQQTGTDGLHVPYKGGAPAINDLLGGQVDYSFQNVNAVLPYIRAGKLHAIAVTGSKRSPVLPDVPTLAEAGVQGAEVYSWQGLVAPKGLPPAVKEKLAAAAVAAVRDPAVAKVFTDQGMEIVGNSPAEFTEFQGRESLRWKKLIETRKITAD, encoded by the coding sequence ATGATCAGAACAATCGCAGCGCTGCTGGCGCTGGGTGCCGCGTTCGCCTGCGGCGCCCAGACCGCCTGGCCCGAACGGCCGGTGACCGTCATCGTGCCCTTCCCGCCGGGCGGGTCCACCGACACCGTGGCACGCGCGCTGGCGCAGCAGCTCACGCAGCGCCTGCACCAGACCTTCCTGGTCGACAACCGGCCGGGCGCGACGGGCGCCATCGGCGCGTCGCAGGTGAAGCGCGCGGCGCCCGACGGCTACACGCTGATGGTGTCCTCGCTCGCCACCTACGTGATCACGCCGCACCTGCAGAAGGGCCTGGGCTACGACGCCACCCGCGACTTCGACTACATCACCATTCCGGTCCAGGCGCCCAACGTGCTGGTCGCCGCGCCGCAGAAGAAGGCGCGCACGGTCGCCGACGTCATCGCGGAACTGAAGGCCAGGCCGGGCAAGGTGCCCTTCGCCAGTTCCGGCAACGGCGCCTCGGACCACCTGTCGGCCGAACTGTTCTGGCAGCAGACCGGCACCGACGGCCTGCACGTGCCCTACAAGGGCGGCGCGCCCGCCATCAACGACCTGCTGGGCGGCCAGGTGGACTACTCGTTCCAGAACGTCAACGCGGTGTTGCCCTACATCCGCGCCGGCAAGCTGCACGCGATCGCCGTCACCGGCAGCAAGCGCTCGCCGGTGTTGCCCGACGTGCCGACGCTGGCCGAAGCCGGCGTGCAGGGCGCGGAGGTCTATTCCTGGCAGGGCCTGGTCGCGCCCAAGGGCCTGCCGCCGGCCGTCAAGGAAAAGCTTGCCGCAGCCGCCGTCGCGGCAGTGCGCGATCCCGCGGTGGCCAAGGTCTTCACCGACCAGGGCATGGAAATCGTCGGCAACTCGCCGGCGGAATTCACCGAGTTCCAGGGCCGCGAGTCCCTGCGCTGGAAGAAGCTGATCGAGACGCGCAAGATCACCGCGGATTGA